In the genome of Raphanus sativus cultivar WK10039 chromosome 4, ASM80110v3, whole genome shotgun sequence, one region contains:
- the LOC108829403 gene encoding probable aquaporin SIP2-1, with translation MGRISIVASDLVLSFMWTWAGVLVNILVHGVLGFSRKDTTGEIVRYLFSVVSMFVFAFLQKLTKGGLYNPLTALAAGVTGGFGSFIFTVLVRIPVEVMGSILGVKHIIHVFPEIGKGPKLNVAIHHGALTEGVLTFFIVMLSLGLARKIPGSFFMKTWIGSIAKLSLHVLGADLTGGCMNPAAVMGWAYARGEHITQEHLLVYWLGPIKATLLAVWFFNVVFKPLTEEQEKPKAKSD, from the exons ATGGGTCGAATCAGTATAGTGGCTTCTGATCTGGTATTGTCATTTATGTGGACATGGGCAGGAGTTCTTGTCAACATCTTAGTTCACGGAGTACTCGGATTCAGCCGGAAAGATACCACCGGCGAGATCGTCCGGTATCTATTCTCCGTCGTCTCCATGTTCGTCTTCGCTTTCCTTCAGAAACTCACCAAAGGCGGACTTTACAACCCTTTGACCGCTTTGGCTGCCGGTGTCACCGGTGGCTTCGGTAGTTTCATCTTCACCGTCCTGGTTCGAATCCCCGTTGAG GTGATGGGATCAATCCTTGGGGTTAAACATATCATTCATGTTTTCCCAGAGATTGGGAAAGGACCAAAACTAAATGTAGCGATCCATCACGGTGCTTTAACCGAGGGGGTACTAACATTCTTCATTGTAATGCTCTCATTGGGACTAGCAAGAAAGATCCCTGGAAGTTTCTTCATGAAGACTTGGATTGGTAGCATTGCTAAATTAAGTCTCCATGTTCTTGGAGCTGATCTAACCGGCGGATGCATGAATCCAGCAGCG GTTATGGGATGGGCTTACGCACGAGGTGAACATATAACACAGGAGCATTTACTTGTGTATTGGCTTGGACCTATCAAGGCGACATTGCTTGCTGTTTGGTTCTTCAATGTTGTGTTTAAGCCTCTCAccgaagaacaagagaaacctAAGGCTAAATCTGATTGA
- the LOC130511871 gene encoding 50S ribosomal protein 5, chloroplastic-like, with the protein MSLLCFNSLAPLSPPRLQVSSFASPVLGLKPNTVETKNRVSLSAYSLSISNGRAAIVKAAASSGVDGAAEPESSEEPPKTVDKLPLESKEAKEKLLLEQRMKMKLAKKIRLRRKRLVRKRKLRKKGRWPPSKMKKLKNV; encoded by the exons ATGTCTCTTCTCTGTTTCAATTCTCTCGCTCCTCTCTCTCCTCCAAGGCTTCAAGTTTCGTCTTTCGCTTCACCAG TTTTAGGCCTTAAACCCAACACCGTCGAGACAAAGAACAGAGTCTCTCTGAGTGCGTACAGCTTGAGCATCAGCAATGGAAGAGCAGCGATTGTGAAGGCAGCTGCTTCTTCTGGTGTGGACGGAGCAGCTGAGCCCGAGAGCAGTGAGGAACCGCCTAAGACTGTTGACAAACTACCGTTGGAGTCAAAAGAAGCTAAAGAAAAGCTGCTGCTGGAACAGAGGATGAAGATGAAGCTGGCCAAGAAGATTAGGCTAAGGAGGAAACGTCTGGTTCGTAAGCGTAAGTTGAGGAAGAAGGGTCGATGGCCACCTTCCAAGATGAAGAAGCTCAAGAATGTCTAG